One region of Megalopta genalis isolate 19385.01 chromosome 15, iyMegGena1_principal, whole genome shotgun sequence genomic DNA includes:
- the Sfxn1-3 gene encoding sideroflexin-1-3 produces the protein MSGSNDDVQRIDIEKPYWDQNTYRGRALHFLSVTNPLNLFASSGQLETARQVVTKYRKGSSLQQLGITEDELWNSKYLYDSAFHPDTGEKMLLIGRMSAQVPMNMMITGCMMTFYKTTAHVITWQWVNQSFNAIVNYTNRSGSSPIPTNTILQSYMIATGSAVLTALSLNRLCRSAPPLVGRLVPLAAVASANGVNIPIMRISELRDGIELQTEDGVKVGNSRYTALKAINAVTFSRILMASPSMVLAPLVMNYLDRRQMLRNARWAAMPIQVAICGVCLTFATPLCCAIFIQRVPISVKELESEVQEQIRSSHPNVETVYYNKGL, from the exons ATGTCGGGTAGCAATGATGACGTGCAACGAATCGACATCGAGAAACCCTATTGGGACCAGAACACCTATCGGGGAAGGGCGTTGCACTTTCTTTCGGTTACCAACCCTTTGAACCTGTTTGCAAGCAGCGGGCAGCTCGAGACTGCTCGGCAAGTCGTCACCAAGTACAG AAAAGGTAGCAGCCTGCAGCAGCTGGGTATCACAGAGGACGAGCTATGGAACTCCAAGTACCTTTACGACAGCGCATTCCACCCGGACACTGGGGAGAAAATGCTGCTGATCGGTCGTATGAGCGCCCAGGTGCCGATGAACATGATGATAACTGGGTGCATGATGACGTTCTACAA GACAACGGCACATGTGATTACCTGGCAGTGGGTTAACCAGTCGTTCAACGCCATAGTCAATTACACGAACCGCAGCGGATCCAGCCCGATTCCTACGAACACTATCCTCCAGAGCTATATGATTGCAACAGGAAGTGCGGTGTTGACTGCCCTATCTCTGAATCGACTTTGTCGTAGTGCGCCACCACTTGTGGGTCGACTAGTCCCGTTGGCAGCGGTGGCTTCTGCCAATGGTGTGAACATCCCCATCATGAGGATTTCGGAGCTTCGAGATGGCATCGAACTGCAGACGGAGGACGGCGTGAAGGTTGGCAATAGCAGATACACTGCTTTGAAGGCTATTAATGCTGTGACCTTCTCGCGAATCCTTATGGCTTCGCCGAGCATGG TATTGGCGCCTCTGGTAATGAATTATTTGGACCGGCGACAAATGTTACGCAACGCCCGATGGGCCGCGATGCCCATACAGGTTGCAATTTGTGGAGTGTGCCTAACTTTCGCCACACCCCTATGCTGTGCAATATTTATCCAACGGGTTCCCATTTCGGTAAAGGAATTGGAATCGGAAGTGCAGGAGCAGATACGCTCGAGCCATCCGAACGTAGAAACGGTGTATTACAATAAAGGTCTCTGA
- the mRpL2 gene encoding mitochondrial ribosomal protein L2 has translation MSAVSLLRRVIVKQIADFSGINATVSCYVPKRYKYKLIDLPKPDEPGKSYRRIVHYKDEYTVEPLEVTHLAGRDPNTGRVIAKGIGGGLKHKYHWIHWIRNGPKDLNEPPRIDKVLAVFKDGCRTSFVALVGSGTELRYILATENMKVGDQIKTHMGIPRNPVRAMEGDAYPLGALPVGTIVHCIEKYPGVGGFYVHAAGGYGTIMARDGNDRMIVKLPSKKQFSLHNTCMATVGRLSNIQHGSTPVGSPQKMRELGNRPRSGLKQKKTGRFGRKIRKLPPTRKIDPSQIKVIKEVIELNYDKLYSSI, from the exons ATGTCTGCCGTGTCGTTGCTTCGTCGTGTCATCGTGAAACAAATTGCTGATTTTTCTGGTATAAACGCAACGGTGTCATGTTACGTGCCGAAGAGATATAAATATAAGTTGATAGATCTTCCTAAGCCAGATGAACCTGgcaaatcttacagaagaatcGTCCACTATAAAGATGAGTACACGGTAGAGCCTTTGGAGGTTACACACTTGGCGGGCAGAGATCCAAATACAG GTAGAGTAATAGCCAAGGGCATCGGTGGAGGCCTCAAGCACAAGTATCATTGGATACACTGGATTAGGAATGGACCGAAAGATTTGAACGAGCCGCCAAGAATAGACAAAGTCCTGGCTGTCTTCAAAGATGGATGTAGGACATCGTTCGTGGCCCTGGTCGGCAGTGGCACGGAATTGAGGTACATTCTAGCCACTGAGAACATGAAAGTGGGTGACCAAATCAAAACCCACATGGGCATACCTCGAAACCCAGTCAGAGCAATGGAGGGGGATGCTTATCCATTAGGGGCATTACCGGTTGGAACAATAGTCCACTGCATAGAAAAGTATCCTGGAGTGGGTGGTTTTTATGTCCACGCCGCAGGAGGCTATGGAACGATCATGGCAAGGGACGGAAACGATCGCATGATTGTTAAATTGCCTAGCAAGAAACAGTTTAGTCTTCATAACACCTGTATGGCGACGGTAGGGAGGCTGTCGAATATTCAACACGGGTCGACGCCGGTTGGCAGCCCACAAAAGATGAGAGAGCTTGGTAATCGACCTAGAAGTGGATTAAAGCAAAAGAAGACTGGCAGATTCGGACGGAAGATCCGGAAACTGCCTCCAACTCGCAAGATCGATCCTTCACAGATCAAAGTTATAAAGGAAGTGATCGAATTGAACTACGACAAGCTGTATTCAAGTATCTAA